The Oceanisphaera avium genome includes a region encoding these proteins:
- the thiD gene encoding bifunctional hydroxymethylpyrimidine kinase/phosphomethylpyrimidine kinase: MPHQKNQQQKPIILTIAGSDCSGGAGIQADIKAISATGGYACSVITALTAQNTQGVTAVHATPQAMIQAQLDAIFGDLAVTAVKVGMLGDSETIGTVAAALRKYRPAHLVVDPVMVTANGDMLLAEDAVNCLREELLPLADVITPNLPEAAALLGEAIPAHLAEVEALFAGLQQLDCKAILIKGGFLQQEARSPDWLLSGQQVRCFDTPRIMTNNTHGTGCTLSAALASFLGQGYPLDEAVERAKHYIDQAILAGSKVRIGHGRGPVEHFFTR, from the coding sequence ATGCCTCATCAGAAAAATCAGCAGCAAAAACCCATTATTTTGACCATCGCCGGCTCAGACTGCAGCGGTGGCGCCGGTATCCAAGCGGATATTAAAGCCATTTCTGCGACCGGTGGCTATGCCTGCTCGGTGATCACCGCGCTCACCGCGCAAAATACCCAAGGCGTCACCGCCGTTCATGCCACCCCACAAGCTATGATCCAAGCTCAGTTAGACGCCATATTCGGCGATCTGGCGGTCACTGCCGTTAAAGTGGGCATGTTGGGTGATAGCGAGACCATTGGCACCGTGGCCGCGGCACTGCGAAAATATCGACCCGCTCATCTAGTCGTGGATCCGGTAATGGTCACTGCTAATGGCGATATGCTGCTGGCAGAAGATGCGGTTAATTGCCTGCGCGAAGAACTATTGCCATTAGCGGATGTGATCACGCCCAACTTACCGGAAGCGGCGGCGTTATTAGGAGAGGCTATTCCTGCGCACCTTGCTGAGGTAGAGGCCTTATTTGCCGGCTTACAGCAATTAGATTGTAAGGCGATTTTGATAAAAGGCGGCTTTTTACAACAAGAAGCGCGCAGTCCCGACTGGTTGTTAAGTGGCCAACAGGTTCGCTGCTTTGATACACCGCGCATTATGACGAATAACACCCATGGTACTGGATGTACGTTATCGGCGGCGCTGGCAAGCTTCTTAGGGCAAGGTTATCCATTAGATGAAGCGGTAGAGCGAGCCAAGCACTATATCGATCAGGCTATTTTGGCCGGCAGCAAGGTGCGCATCGGCCATGGTCGGGGCCCAGTGGAGCATTTTTTCACTCGCTAA
- a CDS encoding putative monovalent cation/H+ antiporter subunit A produces the protein MLVAILSGFILALLTPQLSRVLGAYLGWGLALLPAVLFAYFATFLPAISAGDTLYYQYAWIPSLDINLSLMVDGLSLMFALLITGIGTFIFIYAGQYLHGHKDMYKLLMYLLAFMGAMLGLVLSSNLIAMFVFWELTSFTSYLLIGFNHEQQKARKAALQGFFITVAGGLALMTGLILLGTLGGSFEITALLAQGTSLQDNPLFLVMMALILLGAFTKSAQVPFHFWLPNAMAAPTPVSAYLHSATMVKAGVYLMARIQPMMAGYEPWTLTLSLVGGVTMTLGAIMAVCSTDLKRILAYSTIMALGTLTMLIGIGTPYALEAAMVFLLAHALYKGALFMAAGTLDHVTGTKDVRDLAGLRKYMPHTAIFTTLAALSLAGIPPLFGFIAKELMFSGALSSTGLAPLLIVLCLITAICIVAASALVAIKPFYGAYKTTPNIPHEAPWSMRLGFSVLALLGLIFGLVPSLISPLLQAATQVISGEPPAQTLHLALWHGFNLPLLLSAIALGSGALLYYYWSVSREPLSKGIDFLAYGPERNYERMMQGLVWLADKQTRVLQNGYMANYILTILLTSIALLAYVFWSEQAFAYSLYFNDVRFYEVVIALLMMVSAIYACVTCLRLGSVAALGVLGFVMAMVYVFFSAPDLAITQILVETLTVIMLVLVLFRLPRFQELSSPWVRIRDAIVAGAFGVLITMMLLTVHQTAMPGERISDYLVANSYLLAHGRNIVNVILVDFRAFDTLGEIFVLALAAIGVNAMIRFREEATS, from the coding sequence ATGCTTGTTGCCATTTTATCAGGCTTTATTTTGGCCTTGTTAACGCCCCAGTTATCACGTGTCTTAGGCGCGTATCTAGGCTGGGGCTTAGCTTTATTGCCGGCCGTATTATTTGCCTATTTTGCTACTTTTTTGCCAGCGATTAGTGCAGGTGACACTCTCTATTATCAGTATGCTTGGATCCCCAGTCTCGATATTAATCTGAGTTTAATGGTGGATGGCTTAAGCCTGATGTTTGCCTTATTAATCACCGGCATTGGTACTTTTATCTTTATTTATGCTGGGCAATATCTGCACGGCCATAAAGACATGTATAAGCTATTAATGTACTTGTTGGCCTTTATGGGAGCCATGCTGGGCTTGGTGCTATCGAGCAACTTAATTGCCATGTTTGTCTTTTGGGAGCTCACCAGCTTTACCTCTTATTTATTAATTGGTTTTAACCATGAACAGCAAAAAGCCCGCAAGGCCGCCTTGCAGGGCTTTTTTATTACCGTCGCCGGTGGTCTTGCGCTAATGACGGGCTTAATTTTATTAGGCACCCTAGGCGGCAGCTTTGAAATAACGGCACTGCTAGCGCAGGGCACCTCGCTACAAGATAACCCGCTATTTTTAGTGATGATGGCGTTAATTCTGCTGGGAGCGTTTACTAAGTCTGCCCAAGTGCCCTTTCATTTTTGGCTACCTAATGCCATGGCAGCGCCTACACCCGTGAGCGCTTACTTACACTCGGCGACTATGGTCAAAGCGGGCGTATATTTAATGGCGCGCATCCAACCTATGATGGCAGGCTATGAGCCGTGGACGCTCACGCTTTCTTTAGTGGGCGGGGTGACCATGACGTTAGGCGCCATCATGGCGGTGTGCAGTACCGACTTAAAGCGCATTTTAGCTTACTCCACCATAATGGCGCTGGGCACATTAACCATGTTAATTGGTATTGGCACTCCCTATGCGCTAGAAGCAGCCATGGTCTTTTTATTAGCGCATGCCCTTTATAAAGGGGCGCTTTTTATGGCCGCCGGCACACTGGATCATGTCACGGGTACCAAAGATGTGCGTGACTTGGCGGGCCTTCGTAAATATATGCCGCACACGGCGATATTTACCACGTTAGCCGCACTGTCACTGGCAGGGATACCGCCTTTATTTGGCTTTATTGCCAAAGAGCTAATGTTTAGTGGCGCCTTAAGCAGCACCGGACTCGCCCCGTTATTAATTGTATTGTGCTTGATCACCGCCATTTGTATTGTGGCGGCGAGCGCCTTAGTGGCTATTAAGCCTTTTTATGGCGCTTATAAAACCACACCTAACATCCCCCATGAAGCGCCTTGGTCGATGCGTTTAGGCTTTTCTGTACTGGCTCTTTTAGGGCTAATTTTTGGCTTAGTGCCCAGCCTTATCTCTCCTTTACTACAAGCAGCAACTCAGGTTATTAGTGGCGAGCCACCCGCGCAGACTCTGCACTTGGCATTGTGGCATGGCTTTAATTTACCGCTCTTGCTGAGTGCCATTGCGCTGGGGAGTGGGGCGCTGCTTTATTATTACTGGAGTGTTAGTCGTGAGCCACTGAGTAAAGGCATTGATTTCTTGGCTTATGGCCCAGAGCGCAACTATGAGCGCATGATGCAAGGCTTAGTGTGGCTGGCGGATAAACAAACTCGCGTATTGCAAAACGGTTATATGGCCAATTATATTCTGACTATTTTGCTAACTAGCATTGCGCTGTTGGCTTATGTGTTCTGGTCGGAGCAGGCCTTTGCTTATTCGCTGTATTTTAACGATGTGCGCTTTTATGAAGTGGTGATTGCGCTATTAATGATGGTGTCTGCTATTTATGCCTGTGTTACCTGTTTGCGCCTAGGCTCGGTGGCCGCACTGGGAGTGTTGGGTTTCGTGATGGCCATGGTTTATGTGTTTTTTAGTGCCCCAGATTTAGCTATTACTCAGATTTTAGTAGAAACACTTACTGTGATTATGCTGGTGTTAGTCTTGTTTCGCCTACCGCGTTTTCAAGAATTATCTAGCCCATGGGTACGTATTCGCGATGCTATCGTGGCCGGCGCTTTTGGGGTGCTTATTACTATGATGCTACTAACGGTGCATCAAACTGCCATGCCGGGTGAGCGAATTTCTGATTACTTGGTGGCTAACAGTTATCTCTTGGCTCATGGACGTAATATCGTCAACGTAATTTTGGTGGACTTTAGAGCCTTTGATACCTTGGGCGAGATTTTTGTGTTGGCGCTGGCAGCCATTGGCGTTAATGCCATGATCCGCTTTCGTGAGGAGGCGACGTCATGA
- the polA gene encoding DNA polymerase I — protein sequence MAALLQKPLILVDGSSYLYRAYFASLRADLRTSDGRPSGAIRVVTNMLRSLHKQFPESQVTVVFDAKGKTFRDDLYSEYKAQRPAMPDDLRSQIAPIHQIIKAMGLPLIIESGVEADDVIGTLARQATEQKLDVVISTGDKDMAQLVTDHVLLMDTMKNEFMDRDGVIEKFGVPPELIIDLLALVGDKVDNIPGMPGVGEKTALALLQGLGSIEQISEQLDKVADLGFRGAKSFAARFIEHKELLDLSYTLATIKTDVALECGPAELVQTPPDTQALKALYQEYEFRNLLAELDPQQDSAPAKPAAPTLTVDYATILTEADLHTWVARLAKTPYFAFDTETTSLNYRDAQVVGLSFAIEAGQAAYVPFGHDYLDAPEQLSEEVVLSALKPLLEAEQPIKLGQNLKYDANVLKNHGIKMAGMGLDTMLESYVLNSVQTRHDMDSMASFFLNHATTPFETIAGKGAKQLTFNQIPLEEAAFYAAEDADITLRLHQYLAKQLAAEPKLQSVFTDIEMPLVPILADMEYTGVKIDSKLLAIQSDEIAKRLKELELKAHELAGEPFNLSSPKQLGEILFTKLELPVLKKTPKGAPSTAEEVLQELALDYPLPKLLMEYRGLSKLKSTYTDKLPLMVNEHSGRIHTSYHQANAATGRLSSSDPNLQNIPIRTPEGRRIRQAFIAEPGYKLVAADYSQIELRIMAHLSKDKGLLDAFSKGLDIHKATAAEVFGIELDSVTTEQRRRAKAINFGLIYGMSAFGLSRQLGIPRHESQAYMDIYFERYPGVLRYMEDTRALAADKGYVETLFGRRLYLPEINAKNGARRKGAERAAINAPMQGTAADIIKKAMITVAAWLKNQSEGEVRMIMQVHDELVFEIREDKVADFKQQICDLMQNAASIDVPLLVEAGEGDNWDQAH from the coding sequence ATGGCTGCCTTACTCCAAAAACCTCTGATCCTAGTCGATGGATCTTCTTATCTTTATCGTGCTTACTTTGCATCCTTACGTGCTGATCTGCGCACCAGTGACGGGCGCCCTAGTGGAGCGATCCGCGTGGTCACGAATATGCTGCGCAGCCTGCATAAGCAGTTTCCAGAGTCACAAGTCACAGTGGTATTTGATGCTAAAGGTAAAACCTTTCGTGATGATCTTTATAGCGAATATAAAGCGCAGCGCCCTGCTATGCCCGATGATCTGCGCAGCCAAATAGCGCCCATCCATCAGATAATTAAAGCCATGGGCTTACCACTGATTATTGAGTCTGGTGTGGAGGCGGACGATGTGATTGGCACGCTAGCGCGCCAAGCCACAGAGCAAAAGCTGGATGTGGTGATCAGCACCGGTGATAAAGATATGGCGCAACTGGTCACGGATCACGTGCTGTTAATGGACACCATGAAAAATGAATTTATGGACCGAGACGGCGTTATTGAAAAGTTTGGCGTGCCACCTGAGCTGATCATCGACTTATTAGCTTTGGTCGGCGATAAAGTAGATAACATTCCGGGGATGCCAGGAGTGGGTGAGAAAACGGCACTTGCGCTGCTACAAGGCTTAGGCTCCATTGAACAGATTAGTGAGCAATTAGATAAAGTGGCGGATCTTGGCTTTCGGGGAGCGAAAAGCTTTGCCGCTAGGTTTATTGAGCATAAAGAGCTGCTTGATTTGTCTTATACCTTGGCGACCATTAAAACTGATGTAGCACTGGAATGCGGCCCCGCTGAATTAGTGCAAACTCCGCCCGATACACAGGCGCTTAAAGCCCTATACCAAGAGTATGAATTTCGTAATTTATTAGCCGAGTTAGACCCCCAACAAGACAGCGCCCCTGCTAAGCCTGCTGCACCGACCCTGACTGTGGATTATGCCACTATTTTAACAGAGGCCGACTTACACACTTGGGTGGCTCGTTTAGCTAAAACGCCTTACTTTGCCTTTGATACTGAAACCACCAGCCTTAATTATCGCGATGCACAAGTTGTGGGCCTGTCATTTGCCATTGAAGCGGGCCAAGCCGCTTATGTACCCTTTGGCCACGATTATTTAGATGCTCCTGAACAGTTAAGTGAAGAGGTAGTGTTAAGCGCCCTTAAACCCCTATTAGAAGCTGAACAGCCGATAAAACTAGGTCAAAATCTTAAATACGACGCCAACGTGTTAAAGAACCACGGCATTAAAATGGCCGGCATGGGGTTAGACACCATGTTGGAGTCGTATGTGCTTAATTCGGTACAAACGCGCCACGATATGGACAGTATGGCCAGTTTTTTCTTAAACCATGCTACTACGCCTTTTGAAACGATTGCCGGAAAGGGCGCCAAGCAGCTGACTTTTAACCAAATTCCGCTAGAAGAAGCGGCGTTTTATGCGGCTGAGGATGCAGACATTACGCTGCGTTTGCATCAGTACTTAGCTAAGCAGCTAGCAGCTGAGCCTAAGTTGCAAAGCGTATTCACCGACATTGAAATGCCATTAGTGCCGATTTTAGCCGACATGGAATACACAGGCGTTAAAATCGACAGCAAACTGCTGGCTATCCAAAGTGATGAAATTGCTAAACGCTTAAAAGAATTGGAGCTGAAGGCTCATGAATTGGCCGGCGAGCCCTTTAACTTAAGCTCGCCTAAGCAGTTGGGTGAAATTCTCTTTACCAAGCTTGAATTACCTGTCTTGAAGAAGACGCCAAAAGGAGCGCCGTCTACGGCGGAAGAAGTGCTGCAAGAGTTGGCGCTGGATTATCCGCTGCCTAAGTTATTGATGGAATATCGGGGGTTAAGCAAGCTTAAGTCCACTTATACCGATAAGTTACCGCTAATGGTGAATGAGCACAGTGGTCGTATTCACACCTCTTATCATCAGGCCAATGCGGCAACGGGGCGTTTATCGTCTTCGGATCCTAACTTACAAAATATTCCGATCCGTACCCCTGAGGGGCGGCGTATTCGCCAAGCTTTTATTGCTGAGCCGGGCTATAAACTGGTGGCGGCGGACTACTCGCAAATTGAACTGCGGATCATGGCTCATTTATCTAAAGATAAAGGCTTGCTTGATGCTTTTAGTAAAGGCCTAGATATTCACAAAGCCACCGCTGCCGAAGTATTTGGCATTGAGCTGGACAGCGTCACTACCGAGCAGCGCCGGCGCGCTAAGGCCATTAACTTTGGTTTGATTTATGGCATGAGTGCCTTTGGTTTATCTCGTCAGCTGGGTATTCCACGCCATGAATCCCAAGCTTATATGGATATTTATTTTGAACGCTACCCAGGCGTGCTGCGGTATATGGAAGACACGCGGGCGCTAGCGGCAGATAAGGGCTATGTTGAGACGCTTTTTGGCCGGCGATTATATCTGCCTGAGATCAATGCCAAAAACGGCGCGCGCCGCAAAGGCGCCGAACGTGCCGCTATTAACGCGCCTATGCAAGGAACCGCGGCAGATATTATCAAGAAGGCCATGATCACGGTTGCCGCTTGGTTAAAAAATCAAAGCGAAGGCGAAGTGCGCATGATTATGCAGGTGCACGATGAATTGGTGTTTGAAATTCGCGAAGATAAAGTCGCCGACTTTAAACAGCAAATTTGCGATTTAATGCAAAATGCCGCCAGCATAGACGTGCCTTTGCTCGTCGAAGCCGGTGAAGGCGACAACTGGGATCAGGCTCATTAA